The following DNA comes from Deltaproteobacteria bacterium.
TCGCATACTACTAACTAAGCTTGAGGCTTGTACATCAGATCTGTTTAATTTTACCGGCGTTACCGAGGTTAGGCTGCGTGTTGGCTTAGCTGTAACCAACCCCTCCTCAATCATTTTGGCGATACGGTTTTGTAGATCGCCCTCATTTGCGATTGG
Coding sequences within:
- a CDS encoding type II toxin-antitoxin system prevent-host-death family antitoxin, translating into MKAGTAELRNHLSYFLKQVRRGIPVVVLDRGCPVAQLVPIANEGDLQNRIAKMIEEGLVTAKPTRSLTSVTPVKLNRSDVQASSLVSSMRDDK